From one Streptomyces spiramyceticus genomic stretch:
- the rpsO gene encoding 30S ribosomal protein S15 — protein sequence MPLDAATKKQIMTEFAQKEGDTGSPEVQVAMLSRRISDLTEHLKTHKHDHHSRRGLLILVGQRRRLLQYLAKKDIQRFRALVDRLGIRRGAAGGAK from the coding sequence GTGCCGCTCGACGCCGCTACGAAGAAGCAGATCATGACCGAGTTCGCTCAGAAGGAAGGCGACACCGGCTCCCCCGAGGTCCAGGTCGCCATGCTTTCGCGCCGGATCTCGGACCTCACCGAGCACCTCAAGACGCACAAGCACGACCACCACTCCCGCCGTGGTCTGCTGATCCTGGTCGGCCAGCGTCGCCGCCTGCTTCAGTACCTGGCCAAGAAGGACATCCAGCGCTTCCGTGCCCTGGTCGACCGCCTCGGCATCCGCCGTGGCGCGGCCGGCGGCGCCAAGTAA